A window from Synechococcus sp. RSCCF101 encodes these proteins:
- a CDS encoding histone deacetylase has protein sequence MRPALVYHPAYSAPLPSSHRFPMAKFRLLHQALQQRGLASADQWHRPLPAPRRWLELVHSRTYHQAFSRNSLERQQQRRIGLPATPPLVRRTWLSVGGTVLTARLALQHGIACHLAGGTHHAFPEHGSGFCIFNDVAVAARVLLSEGLVQRLMVVDLDVHQGDATALIFQGEPRVLTFSAHAASNFPARKQSSDLDLPLPDGLEDEPYLEAVGGVLPELIEQHRPQLVLYNAGVDPHRRDRLGRLELSDAGLLRRDHLVLDACLRRGVPVATVIGGGYDALPELVERHLLVFRAATDQARLHRAGI, from the coding sequence TTGAGGCCAGCGCTCGTCTACCACCCGGCCTACTCGGCGCCACTGCCCTCGAGCCATCGCTTCCCGATGGCCAAGTTCCGCCTGCTGCACCAGGCGCTGCAGCAGCGGGGACTGGCCTCTGCGGACCAGTGGCATCGTCCCCTACCGGCCCCGCGCCGCTGGCTGGAGCTGGTGCACAGCCGCACCTACCACCAGGCCTTCTCCCGCAACAGCCTGGAGCGTCAGCAGCAGCGGCGCATCGGCCTTCCCGCCACGCCCCCGCTGGTGCGGCGCACCTGGCTCTCGGTGGGGGGCACCGTGCTCACCGCCCGGCTGGCCCTGCAGCACGGGATCGCCTGCCATCTCGCCGGCGGCACACACCACGCCTTCCCCGAGCACGGCAGCGGCTTCTGCATCTTCAACGATGTGGCCGTGGCGGCGCGGGTGCTGCTGAGCGAAGGGCTGGTGCAGCGGCTGATGGTGGTGGATCTCGACGTGCATCAGGGGGATGCCACCGCCCTGATCTTCCAGGGCGAGCCCCGGGTGCTGACCTTCTCCGCTCACGCCGCCAGCAACTTCCCGGCCCGCAAGCAGAGCAGCGATCTGGATCTGCCCCTGCCGGACGGCCTGGAGGATGAGCCCTACCTGGAGGCCGTGGGAGGCGTGCTGCCCGAGCTGATCGAGCAGCACCGACCTCAGCTCGTGCTCTACAACGCCGGCGTGGACCCGCACCGCAGGGATCGTCTCGGCCGGCTGGAGCTCAGCGACGCCGGGCTGCTGCGCCGCGATCACCTGGTGCTCGATGCCTGCCTGAGGCGCGGTGTGCCCGTGGCCACGGTGATCGGCGGGGGCTACGACGCCCTGCCGGAGCTGGTGGAGCGGCACCTGCTCGTGTTCCGGGCTGCGACCGATCAGGCCCGGCTGCACCGGGCCGGGATCTAG
- a CDS encoding HdeD family acid-resistance protein, producing the protein MNALSPTSATALRAAATAEGVLMIVLGVLALVFPVLASFWVTAAIAMLFLIGGIVAWITTLTRARGMDRWSCFWKLVVATLFLVAGGSMISGFRDPAQATQQVAALSLAIGIVFLVEGALALATGLRHARRPGAGWGIANGVVTLILGILILSMKFWGLLWVLGTLVGISFIFSGIDLVAFSAALHGADPEKPAGESGEPA; encoded by the coding sequence ATGAACGCGTTGAGCCCCACCTCCGCCACAGCCCTGAGGGCTGCGGCCACCGCCGAAGGCGTGCTGATGATCGTGCTCGGTGTGCTCGCTCTGGTGTTTCCGGTGCTGGCCTCCTTCTGGGTCACGGCGGCCATCGCGATGCTGTTTCTGATCGGGGGGATCGTGGCCTGGATCACCACCCTCACCCGCGCCCGCGGCATGGATCGCTGGAGCTGCTTCTGGAAGCTGGTGGTGGCCACCCTGTTCCTGGTGGCGGGCGGCTCGATGATCAGCGGCTTCCGCGATCCGGCCCAGGCCACGCAGCAGGTGGCTGCCCTAAGCCTGGCCATCGGCATCGTGTTCCTGGTTGAAGGGGCACTGGCGCTGGCGACGGGCCTGCGTCACGCCCGCCGCCCCGGCGCGGGATGGGGCATCGCCAACGGGGTGGTGACCCTGATCCTCGGGATCCTGATCCTCTCGATGAAGTTCTGGGGTCTGCTCTGGGTGCTCGGCACGCTGGTGGGGATCAGCTTCATCTTCAGCGGCATCGATCTGGTGGCCTTCAGCGCCGCCCTGCACGGCGCCGATCCGGAGAAACCCGCCGGCGAGTCGGGTGAGCCCGCCTAG
- a CDS encoding glycoside hydrolase family 10 protein: MRRWWPGVLALLLVLALAVPHPGSGAASREPEIRGVWLTLNDMATLRDRERMREAVRQLRALNFNTLYPVVWNGGYAYYRSDITRRMGLQSFSFRGLQGQDVLEELIEEAHAQGLLVIPWFEFGFMAPPTSELAVKQADWLTRKRDGGLTSVSAAGEVVWLNPFRSEVQRFIRDLVLEVVQRYDGDGIQFDDHMSLPRAFGYDPQTLALYKAATGRSDPGNPENPAWVKWRADRLTAFMASLKQELETTRPGLRLSVSPNYHDFAYKLQLQDWLTWVRRGIADEVIVQLYRPDQASFEKELARPELATSAARIPTAVGVMSGQRGRGVPIQLVADQTRALRSRGLGVAYFYFESLWQRSPEDPGLRKQALLRLFPRPALRPRRVQARAPAPPPPPLPAGAPVSSPAGRPRLVPPPLLP, from the coding sequence TTGCGACGTTGGTGGCCCGGTGTTCTGGCCCTGCTGCTCGTGCTGGCGCTGGCAGTGCCGCACCCGGGGAGCGGGGCGGCGTCCCGGGAGCCGGAGATCCGTGGGGTGTGGCTCACCCTCAACGACATGGCCACGCTGCGCGACCGGGAGCGGATGCGCGAGGCCGTGCGCCAGCTCCGGGCCCTGAACTTCAACACCCTCTACCCGGTGGTGTGGAACGGCGGCTACGCCTACTACCGCAGCGACATCACCCGGCGCATGGGGCTGCAGAGCTTCAGCTTCCGTGGCCTGCAGGGGCAGGACGTGCTGGAGGAGCTGATCGAGGAGGCCCATGCCCAGGGCCTGCTGGTGATCCCCTGGTTCGAATTCGGGTTCATGGCCCCGCCCACTTCGGAGCTGGCGGTGAAGCAGGCCGACTGGCTGACCCGCAAGCGCGACGGCGGTCTCACCTCGGTGAGCGCGGCCGGTGAGGTGGTGTGGCTGAACCCGTTCCGGAGCGAGGTGCAGCGCTTCATCCGCGACCTCGTGCTGGAGGTGGTGCAGCGCTACGACGGCGACGGCATTCAGTTCGATGACCACATGAGCCTGCCGCGGGCCTTCGGCTACGACCCGCAGACCCTGGCTCTCTACAAGGCGGCGACGGGTCGCAGCGATCCCGGCAACCCGGAGAACCCGGCCTGGGTGAAATGGCGCGCCGACCGGCTCACCGCCTTCATGGCCTCGCTGAAGCAGGAGCTCGAGACGACCCGGCCCGGCCTGCGGCTGTCGGTCTCGCCCAATTACCACGACTTCGCCTACAAGCTGCAGCTGCAGGACTGGCTGACCTGGGTCAGGCGAGGCATCGCCGACGAGGTGATCGTGCAGCTGTATCGCCCCGATCAGGCCAGCTTCGAAAAGGAGCTGGCCCGGCCGGAGCTCGCCACCAGTGCCGCTCGCATCCCCACCGCCGTGGGGGTGATGAGTGGCCAGCGCGGCCGCGGCGTGCCGATCCAGCTGGTGGCGGACCAGACCCGGGCCCTTCGGAGCCGGGGGCTGGGGGTGGCGTACTTCTATTTCGAGTCGTTGTGGCAGCGCAGCCCGGAGGATCCGGGGCTGCGGAAGCAGGCGTTGCTGCGGTTGTTCCCCAGGCCAGCGCTGAGGCCGCGGCGCGTCCAGGCCAGGGCTCCGGCACCGCCGCCGCCTCCCCTGCCGGCGGGTGCTCCCGTGTCCTCGCCGGCAGGCCGGCCCCGCCTGGTGCCGCCGCCGCTGCTTCCGTAG
- a CDS encoding AEC family transporter — protein sequence MLQLLLDLVPAIGLGLLLGRRHPELAARLAPPLVRFGVPLSITALLLRAGLRWQLLDAALVALLAIGLALLLLSGLQRRRPALQAGACRLGGVVGNTAYFGIPAALALLPPEAVAYSVSYDVGATLFAWTFGPALISGQALGGPALLRTLWRSPASRGLLLALLLQVSPWSEPIAAALWWPARIVILLALLVVGARIGALTRTGLPSTGRLPLPLLSKLVLFPALLLGLCLLLDLPLLVRQAVVLQGAAPTAIAVLLMAEAAGTDVDAASAMVLWSTLLALITVPLWGWLLT from the coding sequence ATGCTCCAGCTGCTGCTCGATCTGGTGCCGGCCATCGGACTGGGCCTGCTGCTGGGGCGACGCCACCCCGAGCTGGCCGCCCGACTGGCGCCGCCGCTGGTGCGCTTCGGGGTTCCCCTGAGCATCACGGCCCTGCTGCTGCGGGCGGGCCTGCGCTGGCAGCTGCTGGATGCGGCCCTGGTGGCCCTGCTGGCCATCGGCCTGGCGCTGCTGCTGCTGAGCGGCCTGCAGCGCCGGCGGCCGGCACTGCAGGCAGGGGCGTGCCGTCTCGGCGGGGTGGTGGGCAACACGGCCTACTTCGGCATCCCCGCCGCCCTCGCCCTGCTGCCCCCGGAAGCGGTGGCCTACAGCGTCAGTTACGACGTGGGAGCCACCCTGTTTGCCTGGACCTTCGGGCCGGCCCTGATCTCCGGTCAGGCCCTGGGCGGCCCGGCCCTGTTGCGCACCCTGTGGCGCTCTCCCGCCAGCCGTGGCCTGCTGCTGGCCCTGCTGCTTCAGGTCAGCCCCTGGAGCGAACCGATCGCCGCGGCGCTCTGGTGGCCGGCCCGGATCGTGATTCTGCTGGCCCTGCTGGTGGTGGGTGCCCGGATCGGAGCCCTCACGCGCACGGGCCTGCCCTCAACCGGGCGCCTGCCCCTGCCGCTGCTGAGCAAGCTGGTGCTGTTTCCGGCCCTGCTGCTGGGCCTCTGTCTGCTGCTGGATCTGCCGCTGCTGGTGCGGCAGGCGGTGGTGCTGCAGGGCGCTGCACCCACGGCCATCGCCGTGCTGCTGATGGCGGAGGCGGCCGGAACGGATGTGGACGCGGCGTCGGCCATGGTGCTCTGGAGCACCCTGCTGGCCCTGATCACCGTGCCGCTGTGGGGATGGCTGCTGACCTGA
- a CDS encoding pyridoxamine 5'-phosphate oxidase family protein yields the protein MNDPDRPSAHSGQPSLPPWRPLLRAARQQEGRSPAARWLQLASVAADGTPRVRTLVARGWAGPAQLDLLTDGRSAKAAELQAQPAVEVCWLLPKARRQFRLRGRVAELEPERRRREENRHWLALRPAGRALWGWPQPGAARESDALFPAELADDSPIPASFLLLRLEIERAELLDLRDHPHRRSLWRLEQGWREEPLNP from the coding sequence ATGAACGATCCAGACCGACCCTCGGCCCATTCCGGTCAACCCTCTCTGCCTCCCTGGCGTCCGCTGCTGCGGGCCGCACGGCAGCAGGAGGGGCGCTCCCCCGCTGCCCGCTGGCTGCAGCTGGCCAGCGTGGCCGCAGATGGCACGCCCCGGGTGCGCACGCTCGTGGCCCGTGGCTGGGCCGGACCGGCGCAACTGGACCTGCTCACCGATGGCCGCAGCGCCAAGGCCGCTGAACTGCAGGCTCAGCCGGCGGTGGAGGTGTGCTGGCTGCTGCCGAAGGCCCGCCGCCAGTTCCGTCTGCGGGGGCGCGTCGCGGAGCTCGAGCCCGAGCGGCGCCGGCGTGAGGAGAACCGCCACTGGCTGGCGCTGCGCCCCGCGGGCCGCGCGCTCTGGGGCTGGCCCCAGCCCGGGGCCGCCCGGGAGAGCGATGCCCTGTTTCCGGCCGAGCTGGCGGACGACAGCCCGATTCCGGCCAGCTTCCTGCTGCTGCGGCTGGAGATCGAGCGGGCCGAGCTGCTCGACCTCCGCGACCATCCCCATCGCCGCAGTCTCTGGCGGCTGGAGCAGGGCTGGCGGGAAGAACCGCTCAACCCCTGA
- a CDS encoding zincin-like metallopeptidase domain-containing protein gives MPAAETLLLEELIALLRAGTAPWRRPWDPRAAGQQVNLLSGRPYRGGNPLLLRLAMGWIPSARPYWCGLRRAATLGLVPRAGCRPVAVIQPLPDAGGGRCRFRPVPLVNAADLEGPRLGRLIEARRRAAAAALLRPPERLAAAERQLRRWPVPVQHGGDSAGYDPAADRIRLPERSRFGSAEGFYATWAHEAVHSSGHPSRLNRDLQGAAADRAVLGPAYAREELVAEPGAVLLGDRLQIGSAMANHAAYLDAWLRLLQQTPEQLREVLQDARHAADLICPEGSTAGQPDLEKD, from the coding sequence ATGCCGGCTGCCGAGACCCTGCTGCTGGAGGAACTGATCGCCCTGCTCAGGGCCGGCACCGCTCCATGGCGTCGTCCGTGGGATCCGCGCGCGGCAGGCCAGCAGGTCAATCTCCTCAGCGGCCGGCCCTACCGGGGCGGCAATCCGCTGCTGCTCCGCCTGGCCATGGGCTGGATCCCCTCCGCCCGGCCCTACTGGTGCGGCCTGCGCCGGGCCGCCACTCTTGGGCTGGTGCCCCGGGCGGGCTGCCGGCCGGTGGCGGTGATCCAGCCTCTGCCCGATGCAGGCGGCGGCCGGTGCCGCTTCAGGCCGGTGCCGCTGGTCAACGCGGCCGATCTGGAGGGGCCCCGGCTGGGCCGCCTGATTGAGGCCCGGCGCCGCGCTGCAGCCGCGGCGCTGCTCCGGCCACCCGAACGCCTGGCGGCGGCGGAGCGGCAGCTGCGCCGCTGGCCCGTGCCGGTGCAGCACGGCGGCGACTCGGCCGGCTACGACCCCGCCGCGGATCGCATCCGGCTGCCGGAGCGGAGCCGCTTCGGCTCAGCGGAAGGCTTCTATGCCACCTGGGCCCACGAAGCCGTGCACTCCAGCGGGCACCCATCGCGGCTCAACCGGGATCTGCAGGGGGCGGCGGCGGATCGCGCCGTGCTGGGCCCGGCCTACGCCCGTGAGGAGCTGGTGGCGGAGCCCGGCGCCGTGCTGCTGGGGGATCGCCTGCAGATCGGCAGTGCGATGGCCAATCACGCCGCCTACCTCGATGCCTGGTTGCGCCTGCTCCAGCAGACCCCCGAGCAGCTGCGGGAGGTGCTGCAGGACGCGCGGCACGCGGCGGATCTCATCTGCCCCGAAGGCAGCACCGCCGGGCAGCCGGACCTTGAGAAAGACTGA
- a CDS encoding NUDIX hydrolase: protein MTQEVALAMLQRQGCWLMQLRDDVPGIVAPGCWGLFGGHLDPGETPEQAIRRELLEEIAWQPVAPVLWLQHRNERRLAHVFRADLTVPLSTLRLLEGQDMALVSSDDLRSGSIWSVRLQQRRPLADGLVEVMRRTLPDR, encoded by the coding sequence ATGACGCAGGAGGTGGCCCTGGCGATGCTGCAGCGGCAGGGCTGCTGGCTGATGCAGCTGCGCGACGACGTACCCGGCATCGTCGCCCCGGGATGCTGGGGACTGTTCGGGGGGCATCTCGACCCAGGCGAGACACCCGAGCAGGCGATCCGGCGCGAGCTGCTGGAGGAGATCGCCTGGCAGCCGGTCGCGCCCGTGCTCTGGCTGCAGCACCGCAACGAGCGCCGCCTGGCCCATGTGTTCCGGGCCGACCTCACGGTGCCCCTGTCGACCCTGCGATTGCTGGAGGGGCAGGACATGGCGCTGGTGAGCAGCGACGACCTGCGCAGCGGATCGATCTGGAGCGTCCGCCTGCAGCAGCGGCGACCGCTGGCCGATGGCCTGGTGGAGGTGATGCGACGCACGCTGCCGGACCGGTGA
- a CDS encoding MFS transporter, which translates to MVGYGLGDAGTGLAATQLGFYLFVFFTSIAGLPAAVAGSLLMVIKVWDGINDPLVGWLSDHTHTRWGPRLPWMLGAALPLGITLAAMWWVPPGDVLHRTAYYVLMAVLLMTAYTSVNLPYAALATELTTDTRTRTRLNAARFTGSILAGISGLVVASLLVANGETGYRQMGQITGLIAATATLSCCWGLAPFARQASRPSGHPEPVRQQLRRILRNGRFLRVLGLYLLLWCALQLMQPVALIYLVEVVNVPGTLSSWILLPFQVSALVGLQLWSLVANRRGRVLALRWGAAIWIVACLIALWVIPMLALEPAAAGTTPGWATVMQGANAPRFLALVATILLMGLGASTAYLIPWSLLPDAIDADPDKPAGLYTAWMVLIQKIGIGLSIQLLGVLLSLSGYRSGESVTGATAQALEQPDSALITIRLCMGLIPSVLVVLGLIVMRRWPDRGAHLQPIAP; encoded by the coding sequence ATGGTCGGCTACGGGCTGGGGGATGCCGGCACTGGCCTGGCCGCCACCCAGCTGGGCTTTTATCTCTTCGTGTTCTTCACCTCGATCGCGGGCCTGCCCGCGGCGGTGGCCGGCTCGCTGCTGATGGTGATCAAGGTCTGGGACGGTATCAATGACCCGCTGGTGGGCTGGCTGAGCGATCACACCCACACGCGCTGGGGTCCCCGGCTGCCCTGGATGCTCGGTGCCGCCCTGCCCCTCGGCATCACCCTGGCCGCCATGTGGTGGGTGCCGCCCGGAGACGTGCTCCACCGCACCGCCTACTACGTGCTGATGGCCGTGCTGCTGATGACGGCCTACACGAGCGTGAACCTGCCCTATGCGGCCCTGGCCACCGAACTCACCACCGACACCCGCACCCGCACGCGCCTGAATGCGGCTCGCTTCACCGGCTCGATCCTCGCCGGCATCAGCGGCCTGGTGGTGGCGTCGCTGCTGGTGGCCAACGGCGAGACGGGCTACCGCCAGATGGGCCAGATCACCGGCCTGATCGCCGCCACCGCCACCCTCAGCTGCTGCTGGGGCCTGGCCCCCTTCGCCCGCCAGGCCAGCAGGCCCAGTGGACACCCGGAACCGGTGCGGCAGCAGCTGCGCCGCATCCTGCGCAACGGCCGCTTCCTGCGGGTGCTTGGGCTCTATCTGTTGCTCTGGTGCGCGCTGCAGCTGATGCAGCCGGTGGCCCTGATCTACCTGGTGGAGGTGGTGAATGTGCCCGGCACCCTCTCCAGCTGGATCCTGCTGCCGTTCCAGGTGAGCGCTCTGGTGGGGCTCCAGCTCTGGAGCCTGGTGGCCAACCGCCGCGGCCGGGTGCTGGCCCTGCGCTGGGGCGCGGCCATCTGGATCGTGGCCTGCCTGATCGCCCTCTGGGTGATCCCGATGCTGGCGCTGGAGCCCGCCGCCGCAGGCACCACGCCGGGCTGGGCCACCGTGATGCAGGGCGCCAACGCGCCCCGGTTCCTGGCCCTGGTGGCGACGATCCTGCTGATGGGTCTGGGGGCCTCCACGGCCTACCTGATCCCCTGGTCGCTCCTGCCCGATGCGATCGATGCCGACCCCGACAAGCCCGCCGGGCTCTACACCGCCTGGATGGTGCTGATCCAGAAGATCGGCATCGGCCTCAGCATCCAGCTGCTGGGGGTGCTGCTGTCGCTCAGCGGCTACCGCTCCGGTGAGTCGGTGACCGGGGCCACGGCCCAGGCGCTTGAGCAACCCGACAGTGCCCTGATCACCATCCGCCTGTGCATGGGCCTGATCCCCTCCGTACTGGTGGTGCTGGGACTGATCGTGATGCGCCGCTGGCCCGACCGCGGCGCCCATCTGCAACCCATCGCCCCATGA
- a CDS encoding ABC transporter permease, whose protein sequence is MNAKAPPWLGRLGTSALIGGQAVTAIARGRINWIDLIDQLMEAGPGSFLIVLITSLAAGTVFNIQVAAELTRQGADSTVGGLLAVGLAREIAPLLTATLLTGKVATAYAAQLGTMKVTEQIDAITMLRTDPVEYLVVPRVVAMVLMAPVQCLMFFIVALWSGQVSSTLLYQIPPTVFWTSVRTWVLPDDLPSMLIKAVVFGLQIAVLACGWGLTTRGGPKEVGTSTTGAVVMILVTVSLVDVVLTQLLFG, encoded by the coding sequence ATGAACGCCAAGGCTCCGCCGTGGCTGGGACGGCTCGGCACCAGCGCCCTGATCGGCGGCCAGGCGGTCACGGCGATCGCCCGCGGCCGCATCAACTGGATCGACCTGATCGATCAGCTGATGGAGGCTGGTCCCGGCAGTTTTCTGATCGTGCTGATCACCTCGCTGGCGGCGGGCACGGTCTTCAACATCCAGGTGGCCGCCGAACTCACCCGGCAGGGGGCCGACAGCACGGTGGGAGGGCTGCTGGCGGTGGGGCTGGCCCGGGAGATCGCGCCCCTGCTCACCGCCACCCTGCTCACGGGCAAGGTGGCCACGGCCTACGCCGCCCAGCTCGGCACCATGAAGGTCACCGAGCAGATCGATGCCATCACCATGCTCCGCACCGACCCGGTGGAATACCTGGTGGTGCCGCGGGTGGTGGCGATGGTGCTGATGGCGCCGGTGCAGTGCCTGATGTTCTTCATCGTGGCGCTCTGGTCCGGCCAGGTGAGCAGCACGCTGCTGTATCAGATCCCTCCCACGGTGTTCTGGACCTCGGTGCGCACCTGGGTGCTGCCCGACGACCTGCCCAGCATGCTGATCAAGGCGGTGGTGTTCGGTCTGCAGATCGCGGTGCTGGCCTGCGGCTGGGGCCTGACCACCCGCGGCGGGCCCAAGGAGGTGGGCACCAGCACCACCGGCGCGGTGGTGATGATCCTGGTCACCGTGTCACTGGTGGACGTGGTGCTGACCCAGCTGCTGTTCGGCTGA
- a CDS encoding DUF3119 family protein, translated as MLSPSYRLSLAITAGGLVILAAAVLVGRLNDLPLATPWLAIAVVAALLTALFGLVLVVQTALIRLEFSGDALLVRRQQTVIRRFPYREWLAWRVFWPRLPILFYFREVNSIHFLPMLFEPDGLNRELRRNVGAPIEERSAAAAAATDGGQS; from the coding sequence GTGCTCTCCCCCAGCTATCGCCTCTCGCTGGCGATCACCGCAGGAGGCCTGGTGATCCTGGCCGCAGCGGTGCTGGTCGGCCGCCTCAACGACCTGCCCCTGGCCACCCCCTGGCTGGCGATCGCAGTGGTGGCGGCCCTGCTCACCGCTCTCTTCGGGCTGGTGCTGGTGGTGCAGACGGCCCTGATCCGGCTGGAGTTCAGCGGCGATGCGCTGCTGGTGCGCCGGCAGCAGACCGTGATCCGCCGCTTCCCCTACCGGGAGTGGCTGGCCTGGCGGGTGTTCTGGCCGCGCCTGCCGATCCTCTTCTATTTCCGTGAAGTGAACAGCATTCACTTTCTGCCGATGCTCTTCGAGCCGGATGGGCTGAACCGGGAGCTGCGCCGGAACGTGGGAGCGCCGATCGAGGAGCGCAGCGCCGCGGCCGCCGCGGCCACCGATGGAGGCCAATCTTGA
- a CDS encoding DUF3086 domain-containing protein — MSDAPSATEATGSADAFYALALQDLQARRQALESEISDLQRRRDQLEQELTDDLPGKTDAVARRLKGFQDYLVGALQDLVSSASQMELVVQPLVVQPSPLDLEQAQAAAGENADPAPAAEPATGPAGAAAAFAADTDLIRDRLGRFLEEPDFYADPWQLRRSLDPRHAPLLEDWFLSQGGRGAQPSGGNRSRNALITAAAIAILGELYGDRFQTLVLASRPERLGEWRRCLQDALGLTRDDFGPSSGIVLFERPDALVDRADRLEERDELPFIVIDAAEQVVEIPVLQFPLWLAFAAGPGELGDEEDLL, encoded by the coding sequence TTGAGCGACGCACCCTCCGCCACCGAGGCCACGGGCTCCGCCGACGCCTTCTACGCCCTCGCCCTGCAGGACCTGCAGGCGCGGCGTCAGGCCCTCGAGAGCGAGATCAGCGACCTGCAGCGCCGCCGCGATCAGCTCGAGCAGGAGCTGACGGACGATCTGCCCGGCAAGACCGACGCGGTGGCCCGACGCCTGAAGGGCTTCCAGGACTATCTGGTGGGTGCCCTGCAGGACCTGGTGAGCTCGGCTTCCCAGATGGAACTGGTGGTGCAGCCCCTGGTGGTGCAGCCCTCCCCCCTCGATCTGGAGCAGGCCCAGGCCGCTGCCGGCGAGAACGCCGATCCGGCCCCGGCCGCGGAGCCCGCCACCGGACCCGCCGGGGCCGCGGCCGCCTTCGCGGCCGATACGGACCTGATCCGGGATCGGCTGGGCCGGTTCCTGGAGGAACCGGACTTCTACGCCGACCCCTGGCAGCTGCGCCGCAGCCTGGACCCCCGTCATGCGCCCCTGCTGGAGGACTGGTTCCTGAGCCAGGGCGGCCGCGGCGCCCAGCCCAGCGGCGGCAACCGCAGCCGCAACGCCCTGATCACGGCGGCCGCGATCGCCATCCTGGGGGAGCTCTACGGGGATCGGTTCCAGACCCTGGTGCTGGCCAGCCGGCCGGAGCGGCTGGGGGAATGGCGCCGCTGCCTGCAGGATGCCCTGGGTCTGACGCGCGACGATTTCGGCCCCAGCAGCGGCATCGTGCTGTTCGAGCGGCCGGATGCGCTGGTGGACCGGGCCGACCGGCTCGAGGAGCGTGATGAGCTTCCCTTCATCGTGATCGATGCCGCCGAGCAGGTGGTGGAGATCCCGGTGCTGCAGTTCCCGCTCTGGCTGGCCTTCGCCGCCGGTCCCGGCGAGCTGGGCGACGAGGAGGACCTGCTGTGA
- the plsY gene encoding glycerol-3-phosphate 1-O-acyltransferase PlsY, which yields MTGLAGPLSLLLGYLLGSIPAGWLAGRWCAGVDLRDEGSGSTGATNVLRVVGRGPALVVFLIDVGKGTAAVRLAALLVSGTTPAAAWWVVAAGLLALAGHIWPVWLGGRGGKAVATGLGVLLGISWSVGLACLGVFLLSLSLSRIVSLSSVLATLSLPLLMLLKGSAPPAHLALAVLAMAVVLWRHRSNLQRLVKGQEPRLGSGSRP from the coding sequence GTGACGGGGCTGGCCGGTCCGCTGAGCCTGCTGCTGGGCTATCTGCTCGGTTCGATCCCCGCCGGCTGGCTGGCCGGCCGCTGGTGCGCCGGAGTCGACCTGCGCGACGAGGGCTCCGGCTCCACCGGAGCCACCAACGTGCTGCGGGTGGTGGGGCGCGGCCCCGCCCTGGTGGTGTTTCTGATCGATGTGGGCAAGGGCACCGCGGCGGTGCGCCTGGCCGCCCTGCTGGTGAGCGGCACCACACCGGCAGCGGCGTGGTGGGTGGTGGCGGCCGGACTGCTGGCCCTGGCCGGGCACATCTGGCCGGTGTGGCTGGGGGGTCGGGGCGGCAAGGCCGTGGCCACCGGGCTCGGCGTTCTGCTGGGCATCAGCTGGAGTGTGGGCCTGGCCTGCCTGGGGGTGTTCCTGCTCAGCCTGAGCCTGAGCCGGATCGTGTCCCTCTCCAGCGTGCTGGCAACCCTGAGCCTGCCGCTGCTGATGCTGCTGAAGGGCTCGGCCCCGCCCGCCCACCTGGCTCTTGCCGTGCTGGCGATGGCGGTTGTGCTCTGGCGGCACCGCAGCAACCTCCAGCGACTGGTCAAGGGCCAGGAGCCCCGGCTCGGTTCGGGGTCCAGGCCCTGA
- the proC gene encoding pyrroline-5-carboxylate reductase, whose translation MARALLQPLLSDGLLDPGRVRAAVATQASLERLRPLHPIELSCDPARAWASDVVLLAVKPQQLEAVAAGCTAPAPGQPLLISVLAGVRLERLQALFPAHRCIRAVPNTPCLVRQGLTALAWGPGVEAAQQRWVASLFAAVGRVVELSEPQLDPFLALTSSGPAMVGLMLEALADGAVSAGMPRALALELAPAMLRGSCALVEQEALHPSALKDMVMSPAGTTAAAVRVLERAGLRSALLEAVVAASERSRELG comes from the coding sequence ATGGCCCGGGCCCTGCTTCAGCCCCTCCTAAGCGATGGCCTGCTCGACCCGGGCCGCGTTCGCGCGGCGGTGGCCACGCAGGCCTCTCTGGAGCGACTCCGTCCACTGCATCCTATCGAGCTCAGCTGCGACCCGGCCCGGGCCTGGGCCTCTGATGTGGTGCTGCTGGCGGTTAAGCCCCAGCAGCTGGAGGCGGTGGCCGCCGGCTGCACCGCGCCGGCCCCCGGTCAGCCGCTGCTCATCTCGGTGCTGGCGGGCGTGCGGCTGGAGCGGCTCCAGGCTCTGTTCCCTGCCCACCGCTGCATCCGGGCGGTGCCCAACACCCCCTGTCTGGTTCGGCAGGGCCTCACCGCACTGGCCTGGGGGCCTGGGGTGGAGGCGGCCCAGCAGCGCTGGGTGGCCTCCCTGTTCGCGGCGGTGGGCCGGGTGGTGGAGCTGAGCGAGCCGCAGCTCGATCCCTTCCTGGCGCTCACCTCATCGGGCCCGGCCATGGTGGGGCTGATGCTCGAGGCCCTTGCTGACGGGGCCGTGAGTGCCGGCATGCCCCGGGCGCTGGCGCTGGAGCTGGCCCCGGCCATGCTGCGCGGCAGCTGCGCCCTGGTGGAACAGGAGGCGCTGCATCCCTCGGCCCTCAAGGACATGGTGATGAGTCCTGCCGGCACCACGGCTGCGGCGGTGCGGGTGCTGGAGCGCGCCGGCCTGCGCTCGGCCCTGCTGGAGGCGGTGGTGGCCGCGAGCGAGCGCAGCCGGGAGCTGGGCTAG